One stretch of Fundulus heteroclitus isolate FHET01 unplaced genomic scaffold, MU-UCD_Fhet_4.1 scaffold_145, whole genome shotgun sequence DNA includes these proteins:
- the LOC118558682 gene encoding uncharacterized protein LOC118558682, protein MDDSESREESQRIHEFTSHHLTPVNIVQATCELHTVFQNDPDMPTCYIESLAVHPDAIPSTFADDETLNGFPTVPKYSEAEIAAQQRADPSIRVIINLCETGEADFNVVNEPELQLMLKEKSRFEIKNNLLFRKRQCDKKTQYQLVLPQALRKPVLHSLHDEMGHLGVERTVELTRSRFYWPKMAQDVESKIKQCPRCVKRKRQPDKAAPLVNIQTCRPMELVCMDFLSIEPDSHNVKDILVITDHFTKYAIAIPTRDQKALTVAKCLWEQFFLHYGFPERLHSDQGRDFEAQVIKELCALVGTKKVRTSPYHPRGNPVERYNRTLLSMLGTLKDKEKSKWRDYVRPLTHAYNCTRSDVTGFSPYELMFGRQPRLPIDIAFGLPVQKETGLSHSQYVRNLKTYLKESYQLASANSKKVADKNKRRFDMRVRESTLDTGDRVLVRNLRFRGKHKLADRWEPTIYVVQKKAGDMPVYTVSPEGQEGPLRTLHRDLLLPCGFLPEEEEMVKPKAASKPKTRQTSIHPEENPPDSDTEDDYSPCFYPTTIETTTRIVQPNILTQKTDEAKASKECGNLPKDQILGQSMEKGKDTGNKNLPDETQNGNPNGNLPELTLIELETENTTDSENTEIENDKTNNSFHTETLKKVEQSKDIEQRQSTELNDAEFPESSDDQTAGIVRRSERQRKPPTKFTYPQLGRPLISFAQTILEGFNKALVETFEGDLDP, encoded by the coding sequence ATGGATGACAGTGAATCTCGAGAAGAGAGCCAAAGAATCCATGAGTTCACTTCACACCATCTCACGCCTGTAAACATAGTCCAAGCCACCTGTGAGCTACATACTGTTTTCCAAAACGATCCTGACATGCCCACCTGTTACATTGAGTCGCTTGCCGTTCACCCAGATGCAATTCCATCGACATTTGCGGATGATGAAACACTTAATGGTTTTCCCACAGTCCCAAAGTACAGTGAGGCCGAGATAGCTGCGCAGCAGAGAGCAGACCCCTCCATCAGAGTGATCATTAACTTATGTGAGACAGGAGAAGCAGATTTCAATGTTGTTAACGAGCCAGAACTTCAACTTATGCTGAAGGAAAAGAGCCGctttgaaattaaaaacaatctgCTGTTCCGCAAAAgacaatgtgacaaaaaaactcAATACCAACTTGTCTTGCCACAAGCTTTGAGGAAACCAGTACTTCATAGCTTACATGATGAAATGGGTCATTTAGGAGTCGAAAGAACAGTTGAATTAACCAGATCTCGCTTCTATTGGCCAAAGATGGCTCAAGATGTTGAATCAAAAATCAAGCAGTGTCCAAGGTGCGTTAAAAGGAAAAGGCAACCTGACAAAGCAGCACCTTTGGTCAACATACAGACATGTCGTCCTATGGAACTTGTTTGTATGGACTTCTTGTCCATAGAACCTGACAGTCATAATGTCAAGGACATTCTGGTAATAACAGACCACTTTACTAAGTATGCGATAGCCATTCCGACTCGAGACCAAAAAGCCTTAACCGTGGCCAAATGTCTATGGGAACAATTTTTTCTTCATTATGGATTTCCTGAACGCCTTCACAGTGACCAAGGCCGTGATTTCGAAGCACAAGTCATCAAAGAGCTGTGTGCCTTGGTTGGTACCAAGAAAGTGAGAACAAGCCCTTACCACCCTAGGGGTAACCCTGTTGAGCGCTATAACCGTACATTACTCAGTATGTTGGGTACGCTCAAAGACAAGGAAAAATCCAAATGGCGTGATTATGTCCGACCTCTCACTCATGCGTATAATTGCACGAGGAGTGACGTTACCGGGTTTTCACCCTACGAGTTAATGTTTGGGCGCCAGCCTCGATTGCCCATAGATATAGCATTTGGTCTACCAGTTCAGAAAGAAACAGGCTTGTCTCATTCACAGTATGTACGTAACCTTAAAACTTATCTGAAAGAGAGCTATCAGTTAGCATCAGCCAATTCAAAGAAAGTAGCTGACAAGAACAAACGAAGATTTGACATGAGAGTAAGGGAGTCAACACTTGACACAGGCGATAGAGTCCTTGTGCGAAATCTTCGCTTTCGTGGCAAACACAAATTAGCTGACCGATGGGAGCCTACCATTTATGTTGTCCAAAAGAAGGCTGGAGATATGCCTGTGTACACAGTCAGTCCCGAGGGTCAGGAAGGGCCCTTGCGCACACTCCACCGTGATCTACTGCTCCCTTGCGGATTTTTACCCGAGGAGGAGGAAATGGTAAAACCAAAAGCGGCCTCAAAACCTAAAACAAGGCAAACTTCCATTCATCCTGAAGAAAATCCTCCTGACTCAGATACTGAGGATGACTATAGTCCATGTTTCTATCCAACAACTATTGAAACAACCACAAGGATCGttcaaccaaacattttgacacaAAAAACGGATGAAGCAAAAGCAAGTAAGGAATGTGGAAACTTACCCAAGGATCAAATCCTGGGCCAATCtatggaaaaaggaaaggacACTGGGAACAAAAACCTACCGGATGAGACACAAAATGGAAACCCAAATGGAAACCTACCCGAATTAACACTCATTGAACTGGAAACTGAaaacacaacagacagtgaGAATACCGAAATCGAAAATGACAAGACAAACAATTCTTTTCACACTGAAACTTTAAAGAAAGTCGAGCAGTCTAAAGATATTGAACAGAGACAATCTACTGAATTAAATGATGCTGAATTTCCTGAATCCAGTGATGATCAGACTGCTGGTATAGTTCGCAGATCTGAAAGACAGAGAAAACCCCCTACTAAGTTTACTTACCCACAGCTTGGTAGACCCTTGATTTCTTTTGCACAAACCATTCTAGAAGGGTTTAACAAAGCTCTGGTTGAAACCTTTGAAGGTGATCTTGACCCTTGA